One stretch of Aminivibrio pyruvatiphilus DNA includes these proteins:
- a CDS encoding M48 family metallopeptidase encodes MKKAWRLLPAVSLLALLFTGTLEAAIDQAAVNRAWKNISAAAGIEHKPVNFENKKEPNAWVKFSPGNHSVHVTTGLMAILDHEDEIAGILAHEAGHIQLGHYNSSVGRSLLWGLLFHALEGNAAREIAGGVGMALAESGFSREQEVAADDYGIRTASAAGYSPWGLVRAMEKMKAAGFKTSPNGFNSHPPTDRRLLRLRNNASAIEPRK; translated from the coding sequence GTGAAAAAAGCATGGAGACTCCTTCCCGCCGTTTCTCTCCTGGCCCTTCTTTTCACGGGAACACTGGAAGCAGCCATTGACCAGGCCGCGGTTAACCGTGCCTGGAAGAACATTTCCGCAGCGGCTGGAATCGAGCATAAGCCGGTCAATTTCGAGAACAAAAAAGAACCCAACGCCTGGGTGAAGTTTTCGCCCGGGAATCACTCGGTCCATGTCACCACCGGGCTGATGGCCATACTCGACCACGAAGACGAGATCGCGGGTATTCTCGCCCACGAAGCGGGGCATATCCAGCTGGGACATTACAACAGCTCCGTCGGGCGCAGCCTGCTCTGGGGGCTCCTTTTCCATGCACTTGAAGGAAACGCGGCCCGGGAGATTGCCGGAGGGGTGGGCATGGCCCTGGCCGAATCGGGCTTCAGCAGGGAACAGGAAGTGGCCGCGGACGATTACGGCATCAGGACGGCTTCCGCCGCCGGGTACAGTCCGTGGGGGCTCGTCCGGGCAATGGAGAAAATGAAGGCCGCCGGATTCAAGACCTCCCCGAACGGTTTCAATTCCCATCCTCCAACGGACAGGCGCCTTCTTCGCCTGAGAAACAACGCATCGGCTATTGAACCCCGGAAATGA
- a CDS encoding carboxypeptidase-like regulatory domain-containing protein, producing the protein MEGQSWSSSEFPFRITEGWEQRLDLYPPLGKIRLRILDAISEKEVGSVTAILRTSDLSKDDGWNRDISFSVNGGPAALTAPGRRALRISADGYRPLETEILAGERTRETLLYLTPKKGSMKIICVDLVSEAPLAGVAVSAGRPGQPASETKKTDDDGGCIFSLEDGRWVISAETEGYSILSTEWYSSVHPEAEVPEVKLYLSRDTQKKREAHDWPSSTG; encoded by the coding sequence GTGGAAGGACAGAGCTGGAGTTCATCGGAATTTCCCTTCAGGATAACCGAGGGATGGGAGCAGCGCCTGGACCTCTATCCCCCCCTGGGGAAAATACGGCTCAGGATCCTGGACGCCATATCGGAAAAGGAGGTGGGGAGCGTCACCGCAATTCTCAGGACCAGCGATCTTTCAAAGGATGACGGCTGGAATCGGGACATTTCCTTCTCCGTCAACGGCGGACCCGCCGCCCTGACCGCTCCCGGGAGGAGAGCGCTGAGGATATCCGCCGACGGGTACAGGCCTCTTGAAACGGAAATCCTCGCCGGAGAAAGGACAAGGGAAACCCTTCTCTACCTGACCCCGAAAAAAGGCTCTATGAAGATCATCTGTGTCGATCTCGTCAGCGAAGCTCCCCTGGCGGGGGTGGCCGTCTCTGCGGGACGTCCCGGACAGCCGGCATCCGAAACAAAGAAGACGGACGACGACGGAGGATGCATCTTCAGCCTCGAGGACGGACGGTGGGTCATTTCCGCCGAGACGGAAGGATACAGCATCCTTTCAACGGAATGGTACTCGTCGGTCCACCCCGAGGCGGAGGTGCCCGAGGTGAAACTGTATCTTTCCCGGGATACACAAAAAAAACGGGAAGCGCACGACTGGCCGTCCTCGACAGGATGA
- a CDS encoding carboxypeptidase regulatory-like domain-containing protein, with protein sequence MDRREVKELKTAETRHYGKFFSLFFLFTLLALHLFSFGGQALGASLEEEMLSELGKVRDNFAASEPQRGQFSDEGSFSSARKKWLNDFQKASDGVRTTYKNRDGRFTEIKDAIKSSGMEKEFLNSGSAPKTPSSDIDLTEMKPGSAKKLADQLNSKGYSIRPDPNVPGRYVDPAKKLVIWETPPNLRTGSPEWRNWVTSRAGAEDTFSTAGGLFETSGGKVGAKDPAGAVLDNVKKAMEAGIGKNPAAGEIDSKTIGKSVKKAMEWTGTTPKKGEAAEFARQAENLRKGRSWEEAGITSPNDPPEVKNKKIRQWLDKAQDSLSKSYQKAQRQSQKITDGKVKELTEILNKKPPMSKADQKTWRKLTDELHTISKSNGETLRNIAEKAPEIGGKITKQQVRLNPDGTVTDLKTGKTMTRSQFADKTAPGTKRTVPKVIKPQLPQKPATPTPPPPSKLVKVGTGILLVYQGYESLKAYSDYLDKAAREDPENFGLLTVGKGIGYGVATFFGIPGLIQMGEQIGLSTREQYLKDLREGKEWLLPPAVWAGAYAAWEFGKSVTVGPLISGAEAISEGYGLVGDLLDARKAAQRALDMKQRLDTAYKPLSDLMTHVIGGPLPPIWEKNRWKYYRIFKPILDDREALEKIMKTPAGKDLWKWMKEYKDRRAKELGITFGSPGADNPDDNDNIGEAMLALPPQELGLYLRAAEKGNAFVMDFLSSRNRGAFSEPLGPETLGAFLQGSKSGERVTFEAPFSEEQGAAAEEIYRDLLKTVAETPDVAILSSGYARGAAALLGGTEPATLLQPVDAGESLAKFRLLILPSGSLSDWSLSETFRNAVEKFVSSGGTLLAFSQQLGKEYAVLPGKVTAYGFAEDQSCQYASARITASNGAFCSMTTHTPDFNVDGYFLDYPAESEIWLSRTKNDQPCMISFPWGKGRVVLSTLYLDWAAGNHQGTVHERLFFRDLISFLLDNAPVLPHAGKTVRVPLPGPETGERGVSFAPLLLGPDGAEIEVPSQTVSSDELELPLPGLPGFYRLGGVFADGSGKKTGVVFPRTRFGLSILPGGLSGAEDGQRDGVSASVASDLENYIRGAEGRFSILLWNRGAAEKTVRVDWRFPHNYGSAPGTEKEKYAGSNTLALKPGSRETINLSIPIVNTDGIDRLWVDVFDGRTGEKMSTVSKGFYTKSPSAEISVLLSGQTFPEGSALKGEVSFKNPFRAKGTGTLRIKAADSAGRTPLDKEIGFEVSEEGAAVPFEILLPENTFSGECSLQAFLVLRGTIVGVGSAPFTYTGRPYPIKGKVADRITGSPLSGSEVEFHLGGSSFRGKTDGNGVFEIALPDGRYSIEASAEGFNIFTAEAVIGPEDRAEFPIALLPLGKGEGTGMV encoded by the coding sequence ATGGACCGAAGGGAAGTGAAGGAATTGAAGACAGCGGAAACGAGGCATTACGGGAAATTTTTCTCTCTCTTTTTCCTGTTCACCCTCCTCGCCCTTCATCTCTTCTCCTTCGGCGGACAGGCACTCGGAGCATCCCTCGAGGAGGAGATGCTGAGCGAACTGGGCAAAGTACGGGATAATTTTGCGGCCTCCGAACCCCAAAGGGGACAGTTTTCCGATGAAGGGAGCTTCAGCTCCGCACGGAAAAAATGGCTGAATGATTTCCAGAAGGCGTCCGACGGCGTTCGGACAACCTACAAAAACCGTGACGGCCGGTTCACCGAGATCAAGGACGCAATCAAGTCCTCCGGGATGGAAAAGGAGTTTCTCAACTCCGGGAGCGCTCCCAAAACTCCTTCAAGCGACATCGACCTGACGGAGATGAAGCCCGGGAGCGCGAAAAAGCTTGCGGACCAGCTCAACTCGAAGGGCTATTCCATCCGTCCTGACCCGAACGTTCCCGGACGGTACGTGGATCCCGCAAAGAAGCTCGTGATCTGGGAGACCCCCCCGAACCTGAGGACCGGAAGCCCGGAATGGCGGAACTGGGTGACGTCCCGGGCAGGTGCTGAAGATACCTTTTCCACCGCTGGCGGGCTCTTCGAGACCTCAGGCGGCAAGGTGGGCGCGAAAGACCCCGCCGGTGCGGTCCTCGACAACGTGAAAAAAGCGATGGAGGCAGGGATCGGAAAGAATCCCGCTGCCGGGGAGATCGATTCCAAAACCATCGGCAAAAGCGTAAAGAAGGCCATGGAATGGACGGGCACGACTCCGAAAAAGGGTGAAGCGGCCGAATTCGCCAGGCAGGCGGAGAACCTGCGGAAGGGAAGAAGCTGGGAGGAAGCGGGTATAACAAGCCCCAACGATCCCCCGGAGGTGAAAAACAAAAAGATCCGGCAGTGGCTCGATAAAGCCCAGGATTCCCTGTCGAAGTCCTACCAGAAGGCCCAGAGGCAGAGCCAGAAGATCACGGACGGAAAAGTGAAGGAACTCACGGAAATACTGAACAAAAAGCCCCCCATGTCCAAAGCCGACCAGAAGACCTGGAGAAAACTGACGGACGAGCTCCATACAATCTCGAAAAGCAACGGTGAGACCCTGAGAAACATTGCGGAAAAGGCCCCGGAAATCGGGGGAAAGATCACGAAACAGCAGGTGCGGCTAAATCCTGACGGCACGGTAACGGACCTGAAAACGGGCAAAACCATGACCAGGAGTCAGTTTGCGGACAAAACGGCGCCGGGGACAAAGAGAACAGTACCGAAGGTGATCAAGCCTCAACTTCCCCAAAAACCGGCGACTCCAACGCCCCCTCCTCCGTCGAAGCTGGTGAAGGTCGGAACGGGCATACTTTTGGTCTACCAGGGATACGAATCCCTCAAGGCGTATTCCGACTATCTTGACAAGGCCGCACGGGAGGATCCGGAGAATTTCGGCTTGCTCACTGTCGGGAAAGGCATAGGGTACGGGGTGGCGACCTTTTTCGGCATTCCCGGGCTGATCCAGATGGGAGAGCAGATCGGGCTCTCCACCCGGGAACAGTACCTCAAGGACCTGCGGGAGGGGAAGGAATGGCTCCTGCCTCCCGCTGTCTGGGCGGGTGCCTACGCTGCCTGGGAGTTCGGGAAATCCGTGACTGTGGGGCCGCTCATCTCCGGCGCCGAGGCGATCTCGGAAGGATACGGACTGGTCGGCGACCTCCTTGACGCCCGGAAAGCCGCCCAGCGGGCGCTGGACATGAAGCAGCGGCTCGATACGGCCTACAAACCTCTCTCCGACCTCATGACCCATGTCATCGGGGGTCCTCTCCCCCCTATATGGGAGAAAAACCGCTGGAAATACTACAGGATCTTCAAGCCCATCCTCGACGACAGGGAAGCCCTTGAAAAGATCATGAAGACTCCCGCGGGGAAAGACCTGTGGAAATGGATGAAGGAGTACAAGGACAGGAGAGCGAAGGAACTCGGCATTACCTTCGGTTCTCCCGGGGCGGACAATCCAGACGACAACGACAACATCGGAGAAGCCATGCTCGCCCTTCCTCCCCAGGAGCTGGGCCTCTACCTCCGGGCGGCGGAAAAGGGAAACGCCTTCGTCATGGATTTCCTTTCTTCCCGGAACAGGGGCGCCTTTTCCGAACCGTTGGGCCCGGAAACACTGGGGGCCTTTCTACAGGGCTCGAAATCCGGTGAGCGGGTGACCTTCGAGGCTCCTTTCTCCGAAGAGCAGGGAGCTGCCGCGGAAGAAATCTACAGGGATCTCCTGAAGACAGTCGCGGAGACACCAGACGTAGCGATCCTTTCCTCGGGGTACGCAAGGGGAGCGGCGGCCCTCCTCGGCGGAACGGAACCCGCGACACTCCTGCAGCCTGTTGACGCCGGCGAGTCCCTTGCGAAATTCAGGCTGCTCATTCTCCCGAGCGGATCCCTGTCCGACTGGAGCCTCTCGGAGACCTTCCGGAACGCGGTGGAGAAATTCGTCTCCTCTGGAGGAACCCTCCTCGCTTTCTCCCAGCAGCTCGGGAAAGAATATGCCGTTCTGCCCGGAAAGGTGACCGCCTACGGATTCGCGGAAGACCAGAGCTGCCAGTACGCCTCCGCCCGGATCACCGCTTCGAACGGGGCCTTCTGCTCCATGACGACCCATACGCCGGATTTCAACGTGGACGGATATTTCCTCGACTACCCCGCCGAAAGCGAAATCTGGCTTTCGAGAACTAAAAACGACCAGCCCTGCATGATCTCCTTCCCCTGGGGCAAAGGACGGGTCGTACTTTCGACCCTGTACCTGGACTGGGCGGCCGGCAACCACCAGGGGACCGTTCATGAAAGGCTCTTCTTCAGGGATCTGATCTCCTTCCTTCTTGACAACGCCCCCGTCCTCCCCCATGCGGGCAAAACCGTCCGCGTTCCCCTGCCGGGACCCGAAACAGGCGAGCGCGGGGTTTCCTTTGCGCCCCTTCTTCTCGGCCCGGACGGTGCCGAGATAGAAGTCCCTTCCCAAACGGTTTCGAGTGACGAACTTGAACTTCCCCTCCCGGGGCTCCCCGGCTTTTATCGGCTCGGCGGCGTTTTCGCCGACGGATCGGGAAAGAAAACAGGAGTGGTTTTCCCAAGAACACGCTTCGGACTGAGCATCCTCCCTGGAGGCCTTTCTGGTGCTGAAGACGGGCAAAGGGACGGCGTGAGCGCATCGGTGGCCAGCGACCTGGAGAACTATATCAGGGGAGCGGAAGGACGGTTCTCCATTCTCCTCTGGAACCGGGGGGCAGCTGAAAAGACGGTTCGGGTCGACTGGAGGTTCCCCCACAACTACGGAAGCGCGCCGGGAACGGAGAAAGAAAAATACGCCGGATCGAACACCCTGGCCCTGAAACCGGGGTCGCGGGAGACAATAAACCTCTCCATACCTATCGTGAATACCGACGGAATCGACAGGCTGTGGGTCGATGTCTTTGACGGCCGGACAGGCGAGAAAATGAGCACAGTATCGAAAGGATTCTATACGAAGAGCCCGTCCGCTGAAATTTCCGTCCTCCTTTCAGGTCAAACCTTCCCGGAGGGAAGCGCGCTGAAGGGCGAGGTTTCCTTCAAAAATCCCTTCAGGGCGAAAGGAACAGGCACTTTGAGGATCAAGGCCGCTGATTCTGCAGGAAGAACTCCCCTGGACAAGGAAATCGGTTTTGAAGTATCGGAGGAAGGTGCAGCCGTTCCCTTCGAGATTCTCCTTCCGGAAAACACGTTCTCGGGAGAATGCTCTCTCCAGGCGTTTCTCGTTCTCAGGGGGACCATCGTCGGTGTAGGAAGCGCACCATTCACCTACACCGGCAGGCCCTACCCCATCAAGGGAAAGGTCGCCGACCGCATCACAGGCTCTCCGCTCTCCGGGAGCGAGGTCGAATTTCATCTCGGGGGCTCCTCCTTCAGGGGAAAAACCGACGGAAACGGCGTTTTTGAGATTGCTCTCCCTGACGGACGGTACAGCATCGAGGCTTCTGCGGAAGGTTTCAACATCTTCACGGCAGAGGCCGTTATCGGTCCGGAGGACAGGGCCGAATTCCCCATAGCCCTCCTTCCCCTCGGCAAGGGAGAGGGAACAGGAATGGTCTAG
- a CDS encoding response regulator codes for MEKMKERLAILSREREAAKRLLESAVDSLGFSVVVDEEFSYPALFEECARKVRTFIAFESLAFIVFAHDGLNMSLEFCDPSSGRPFFEKEMLPLVEDRTFAWAVDRNRPVIVTATDGRGQILLHSMTTQNRTMGMFMGYLGEDEADILDLSFAFLTVVLSAAAGLLQNAELYTVIRGLNSELSRKIERLEESERSLAEAMRARDIFLANVSHEIRTPLNGILGMATLLEDTSLDSRQADMVRILRDESSSLLRLINDLLDFSRIEAGKLSFEDASFDFPEFWNSIRDSFFPRARQKNLRFRMELRGEIPGTVSGDSLRIRQVFGNIIGNALKFTSKGEVSVLGEILPREEGLCVLQVDVRDTGIGISSEQAGRLFRPFVQGDPSTTRKYGGTGLGLVISKRLVEGMGGFISIEPGKEKGAHFRFCLPLKILAGKSREKDSTGGTVIGFPPGYSVLVVEDNETSRMVAVSLLEKIGVPEIEIAEDGAVAIEKLSSKRYDLVLMDIQMPVMDGLETIAAIRDSSSPVLDRQVPVAAMTANILPADREKYLRSGMTDYISKPVLPEDLVRLLLKNLGAENARTGDRDGGNEKTVFRKDILLNRMGGDEKLCERTIRLFVEDSLKLAGELAALLESGGLEEAKMKAHTLRGAAANVESREIMAAAAAVEEAAAAGKREKASSLMPAVFAARKRFLAEVADGEDASPKSTGEWKG; via the coding sequence ATGGAAAAAATGAAAGAAAGACTTGCGATTCTCTCCAGGGAACGGGAGGCGGCAAAACGCCTTCTCGAATCCGCCGTGGATTCCCTCGGCTTTTCCGTGGTGGTGGACGAGGAGTTTTCCTATCCCGCCCTGTTCGAGGAATGCGCCCGGAAAGTGCGCACCTTCATCGCCTTCGAATCTCTTGCCTTCATCGTCTTCGCCCATGACGGCCTCAATATGTCCCTGGAGTTCTGCGACCCTTCCTCCGGCAGGCCCTTTTTCGAGAAGGAGATGCTCCCCCTCGTTGAAGACAGAACCTTTGCCTGGGCAGTGGACAGGAACAGGCCGGTCATCGTTACTGCCACCGACGGCAGGGGGCAGATTCTCCTTCATTCCATGACCACCCAGAACAGGACCATGGGGATGTTCATGGGGTACCTCGGAGAAGACGAGGCGGATATTCTCGACCTGTCCTTCGCTTTCCTCACCGTTGTCCTCAGCGCGGCAGCCGGACTGCTCCAGAATGCAGAACTCTACACCGTGATCCGGGGCCTGAACAGCGAGCTCAGCAGAAAAATCGAACGGCTCGAGGAATCGGAGCGAAGCCTCGCGGAGGCCATGCGGGCCAGGGACATCTTCCTCGCCAACGTAAGTCATGAAATTCGAACCCCTCTGAATGGAATTCTCGGCATGGCCACACTGCTCGAGGACACGTCGCTCGACTCCCGTCAGGCCGACATGGTCCGGATCCTCAGGGATGAATCTTCTTCTCTTCTGCGGCTCATCAACGATCTTCTCGACTTTTCCAGGATAGAAGCCGGGAAGCTTTCCTTCGAGGATGCTTCTTTCGATTTTCCTGAATTCTGGAACAGCATCCGGGACAGTTTTTTTCCGAGAGCGCGGCAGAAAAATCTCCGGTTCCGGATGGAACTCAGGGGAGAGATTCCCGGGACGGTGTCCGGGGATTCTCTCAGAATCCGCCAGGTTTTCGGCAACATCATCGGGAATGCCCTGAAGTTTACATCGAAGGGTGAAGTTTCCGTTCTCGGAGAAATCCTTCCCCGAGAGGAGGGACTGTGTGTTCTCCAAGTCGACGTCCGGGACACGGGAATCGGCATCTCTTCAGAACAGGCGGGGCGGCTCTTCCGGCCATTTGTCCAGGGAGATCCCTCCACTACCAGAAAATACGGCGGAACGGGGCTCGGTCTTGTGATCTCCAAACGACTGGTGGAAGGAATGGGAGGTTTCATATCCATCGAGCCCGGGAAAGAGAAGGGAGCCCATTTTCGGTTCTGCCTTCCCCTGAAGATCCTGGCCGGGAAATCCCGGGAGAAGGACAGCACAGGGGGAACGGTAATCGGCTTTCCCCCGGGATATTCTGTGCTGGTGGTGGAGGACAATGAAACAAGCAGAATGGTGGCCGTCTCTCTGCTGGAGAAAATAGGCGTTCCGGAGATAGAAATTGCGGAAGACGGTGCCGTGGCCATTGAAAAACTTTCCTCAAAAAGGTACGATCTTGTTCTAATGGATATCCAGATGCCGGTGATGGATGGACTGGAAACCATTGCCGCAATCAGGGATTCATCGTCCCCCGTTCTGGACCGCCAGGTTCCCGTAGCCGCCATGACGGCCAACATACTCCCCGCCGACAGGGAGAAGTACCTCAGGTCCGGCATGACGGACTATATCAGCAAACCGGTTCTCCCCGAGGATCTCGTCAGGCTTCTCCTGAAAAACCTCGGCGCGGAGAATGCGCGGACGGGCGACAGGGACGGCGGGAATGAAAAGACCGTCTTCAGAAAAGATATCCTCCTCAACCGCATGGGGGGGGATGAAAAACTCTGTGAACGGACCATACGGCTTTTCGTGGAGGATTCTCTGAAACTTGCAGGGGAGCTTGCCGCCCTTCTCGAGTCCGGCGGTCTCGAGGAAGCGAAGATGAAGGCCCATACCCTGCGGGGTGCCGCGGCGAACGTGGAATCCAGGGAGATAATGGCAGCAGCGGCAGCTGTTGAAGAAGCCGCCGCCGCCGGCAAAAGGGAGAAGGCCAGTTCCCTGATGCCGGCCGTTTTTGCGGCCCGAAAAAGGTTTCTCGCCGAAGTGGCGGACGGTGAAGACGCGAGTCCAAAAAGCACCGGAGAATGGAAAGGATGA
- a CDS encoding HDOD domain-containing protein, producing the protein MGRVSVNNLREGMVLEEDLSAPNGRFILGRGAALKENHIRMFKIWGVTGASVEGAEDGEIVLGENLREEALRSAAAYVDSYFPPPEGETAAPAGIRSFCTRKFAGEISSGKTPDPLPAMKQLPRPPEGHFGRTFSAYGLAKNEVRLVSFPDIYFKIQEVINSPISSATSIAKVVGKDPSLTARLLRLVNSSFYGFPNPILSIPRAIAIIGSNELTALALAVSTMTVFRHVPPAYVDMKSLWKHSIACGVFSRLLAYSKRIRNEERFFLAGLLHDLGRIILYTKTPAEMTYALELSFFERIPLWRAEKRVFGFDHAAVGKVLLEEWNIPESIRKLCDFHHSPLEEDAPEESAFVHAADYIANGLRTGTSGSAYLSAPAPEIWDYLGLDEGDLESVLVQGERQIREIMHIFLVA; encoded by the coding sequence ATGGGCAGGGTGAGCGTGAACAACCTGCGGGAGGGGATGGTCCTCGAAGAAGACCTGTCCGCTCCCAACGGCAGGTTCATCCTGGGCAGGGGCGCCGCTCTGAAAGAAAATCATATCCGGATGTTCAAGATCTGGGGCGTAACCGGTGCATCCGTGGAAGGGGCCGAGGACGGTGAGATAGTGCTCGGGGAGAATCTCCGGGAAGAGGCTCTCCGGTCGGCCGCCGCCTACGTGGATTCCTATTTTCCGCCTCCGGAAGGTGAAACGGCTGCGCCGGCGGGGATCCGGTCCTTCTGCACCAGGAAATTTGCCGGAGAAATCTCTTCCGGCAAAACCCCGGACCCCCTTCCTGCCATGAAACAGCTCCCGCGCCCGCCGGAAGGGCACTTCGGCCGTACCTTCTCCGCCTACGGCCTCGCAAAGAACGAGGTGAGGCTCGTTTCGTTCCCGGACATCTACTTCAAGATACAGGAAGTCATCAATTCTCCGATAAGCTCCGCCACCTCCATCGCGAAAGTGGTGGGCAAGGACCCCAGCCTTACCGCCCGTCTCCTCCGGCTGGTGAACAGTTCTTTTTACGGCTTTCCGAACCCGATACTGTCCATTCCCAGGGCCATCGCCATCATTGGGTCGAACGAGCTGACGGCCCTCGCCCTTGCCGTGTCCACCATGACGGTGTTTCGCCATGTTCCGCCCGCGTACGTGGACATGAAATCCCTCTGGAAGCACTCCATCGCGTGCGGCGTGTTTTCCCGCCTTCTGGCCTATTCGAAGAGAATACGGAACGAGGAGCGGTTCTTCCTCGCCGGACTTCTGCACGACCTCGGGAGGATCATTCTCTACACCAAGACACCGGCAGAGATGACCTATGCCCTCGAACTTTCCTTCTTTGAGCGGATTCCCCTCTGGCGGGCGGAAAAGAGGGTTTTCGGTTTTGACCACGCCGCCGTGGGAAAGGTTCTTCTCGAAGAATGGAACATCCCCGAAAGCATACGGAAGCTCTGCGACTTCCACCACTCGCCCCTGGAAGAAGACGCCCCCGAAGAGTCCGCCTTTGTTCATGCCGCGGATTACATTGCCAACGGGCTCCGCACAGGAACAAGCGGTTCGGCCTATCTTTCCGCCCCGGCTCCGGAGATCTGGGACTATCTCGGTCTGGACGAAGGAGATCTGGAATCGGTCCTCGTTCAGGGAGAGCGGCAGATCCGGGAAATCATGCATATTTTCCTCGTGGCCTGA
- a CDS encoding threonine synthase has translation MTDDGKMMLQCSLCGAAVREDSLLWRCGCGAPFKADFGGIPPMNRKRIRSGEQGMWRYGASLPLERPEEKVSFGEGWTPLVREEWNGMKLFLKLDFACPTGSYKDRGMAYLVSRLRDQGIHEVIEDSSGNAGASMAAYCARAGIRCRVFVPSYTSEGKCVQVASYGAELERVPGTREDTTRAAEKAAETAFYASHNWSPWFAHGIKTFAFELWEQLGFTAPDAVLLPAGQGSLVLGCALAFEELLSSGEIETLPKIFALQPKNCAPLEEAFREGKPIPGKVRKTETIAEGISSAEPVRGREVLEAVRKSGGAVLSFSDREIWDGFVKLARRGYFVEPTSAIVAAAAERLSRDGGVGRRDTVAAVLTGSGLKGSGKILSLFASPPED, from the coding sequence ATGACTGATGACGGCAAAATGATGCTTCAGTGCTCTCTCTGCGGTGCAGCGGTCCGGGAAGACAGCCTGCTGTGGCGGTGCGGCTGCGGGGCTCCTTTCAAGGCGGACTTCGGCGGCATTCCCCCCATGAACAGAAAACGGATACGTTCCGGTGAACAGGGGATGTGGCGTTATGGGGCCTCCCTTCCCCTGGAAAGACCGGAGGAGAAGGTGTCCTTCGGTGAGGGATGGACCCCCCTTGTCCGGGAAGAGTGGAACGGCATGAAACTCTTCCTGAAGCTCGACTTTGCCTGTCCTACAGGCTCCTACAAGGACCGGGGGATGGCCTACCTGGTGAGCAGACTGAGGGACCAGGGAATCCATGAGGTTATAGAGGATTCTTCCGGAAACGCGGGAGCCTCCATGGCGGCCTACTGCGCCCGGGCCGGCATACGGTGCCGTGTTTTCGTGCCCTCCTACACCTCAGAGGGAAAGTGTGTCCAGGTTGCCTCCTACGGGGCGGAACTTGAAAGGGTACCCGGAACCAGGGAGGATACGACCAGGGCAGCCGAGAAGGCCGCGGAGACCGCATTTTACGCAAGCCACAACTGGAGTCCCTGGTTCGCCCACGGGATCAAGACCTTTGCTTTTGAACTGTGGGAACAGCTGGGATTCACCGCCCCGGATGCGGTCCTTCTTCCTGCCGGCCAGGGGAGCCTCGTTCTCGGCTGTGCCCTTGCCTTCGAAGAACTGCTCTCAAGCGGGGAAATAGAAACCCTTCCGAAGATATTCGCCCTTCAGCCGAAGAACTGCGCCCCCCTGGAAGAAGCGTTCAGGGAAGGAAAACCCATTCCCGGAAAAGTGCGGAAAACGGAAACCATCGCAGAAGGTATCAGCTCCGCGGAACCTGTTCGGGGGAGAGAAGTCCTCGAAGCGGTGAGAAAAAGCGGAGGCGCCGTCCTTTCCTTTTCCGACAGGGAAATCTGGGACGGTTTTGTCAAGCTCGCCCGAAGAGGTTACTTTGTCGAACCCACGAGCGCCATCGTTGCGGCGGCGGCGGAACGGCTTTCCCGTGACGGCGGGGTGGGAAGGAGAGATACGGTGGCGGCGGTTCTTACCGGGTCAGGGCTCAAGGGGAGCGGAAAGATTCTCTCCCTTTTTGCCTCCCCGCCGGAGGACTGA
- a CDS encoding tetratricopeptide repeat protein yields the protein MIAMQLTVSVLAALLLFSMPLQEASAADETVTVEEEFILEEEIPEDDRPDFFSGRDSDIFASAGDVFGTEPEQEEFDSLDLAYPLSPGEEKALAAAMENPDEPNVLTLAILRARKASSILDSLKSGERKTPSEKGLDNPLYLALANALSAAELAPDEPDFLFLVAQVYAAFGPNPFTLELAEEAASGTLELDPSYSEARLLLGILQHQNRSFALAIDNLERAVSEKPALLDFRTASLLGAAYFLENGLPRGEQFFRKYLSSVEPNGTALFCLGVILHGMEELPEAGETMRLAAEAFSQDTEKAVYVRSVLAEWTEGK from the coding sequence ATGATCGCAATGCAGTTGACTGTGTCTGTTCTTGCGGCGCTGCTGCTTTTTTCGATGCCGCTTCAGGAGGCGTCAGCGGCAGATGAAACGGTGACCGTGGAAGAGGAATTCATTCTCGAGGAAGAAATACCCGAGGACGACAGGCCTGATTTCTTCAGCGGACGGGACAGCGACATCTTCGCTTCCGCCGGGGACGTGTTCGGGACGGAACCGGAGCAGGAAGAATTTGACAGCCTCGACCTGGCATACCCGCTCAGTCCCGGGGAAGAAAAGGCCCTTGCGGCGGCCATGGAAAACCCTGATGAGCCGAACGTACTCACCCTCGCCATACTGAGGGCACGTAAAGCCTCATCCATACTGGATTCCCTGAAGTCCGGCGAAAGAAAGACTCCTTCAGAAAAAGGCCTGGATAACCCTCTGTACCTTGCCCTGGCCAATGCCCTTTCAGCGGCGGAACTCGCCCCTGATGAACCGGATTTTCTTTTCCTCGTCGCCCAGGTCTACGCGGCCTTCGGCCCGAACCCCTTCACCCTGGAGCTTGCGGAAGAGGCGGCTTCAGGAACGCTGGAACTTGACCCCTCGTACTCCGAAGCACGGCTTCTCCTCGGTATTCTGCAGCACCAAAACAGGTCCTTCGCACTGGCGATAGATAACCTGGAAAGGGCGGTTTCCGAAAAGCCGGCTCTGCTCGACTTCCGGACGGCATCCCTCCTCGGTGCCGCCTATTTTCTTGAAAACGGCCTTCCCCGGGGAGAGCAGTTCTTTCGAAAGTACCTTTCATCCGTGGAGCCCAACGGCACCGCCCTTTTCTGCCTTGGGGTAATCCTCCACGGGATGGAAGAGCTGCCGGAAGCAGGGGAAACGATGAGGCTGGCAGCGGAAGCCTTTTCCCAGGACACGGAAAAGGCTGTCTATGTGCGTTCAGTTCTTGCTGAATGGACCGAAGGGAAGTGA